The Phocoena sinus isolate mPhoSin1 chromosome 12, mPhoSin1.pri, whole genome shotgun sequence genome includes a window with the following:
- the CASP8AP2 gene encoding CASP8-associated protein 2 isoform X1 has translation MAADDDNGDGTSLFDVFSASPLKNNDEGSLDIYAGLDSAVSDNATKSSVPSRNCLDLYEEILTEEGTAKEATYNDLQVEYGKCQLQMKELMKKFKEIQTQNFSLKNENQSLKKNISALIKTARVEINRKDEEINNLHQRLSEFPHLRNTHKTSRTPDIVKTKGLKSRSLHLDDCSKTDHRVKSDVSKDVHYSTSLPYLEKEGKSHSEKKGTSHLPTSVEKHSTNGIWSRSHYQVGEGSSSEDHRRGRKDRHSQYGRGTDRIRKDLNTSCGDGEPRNIEASQRLQGRPEKYSKGEPKAESKNSKFKSNTDLDYKNERSSSSWEKESSRDRSHTRLESQSDKKLERQSERSQNINRKELKSQDKEERKVDQKPKSVVKDQDHWKRSERALLPYCKKELAKSSHNSSKYHPEERRGREDCKRDRAVSNHSFQEGRCPSSLSTNRIHKHVDSKEVDAVHQWENAPLRVERHRTEDKRKREQEGKEENKHMRNEKRVLAEHLQKTNRETKKAATDLKRQNEPKNDNGEVSNNDVSEGVDDKEPAVKPENGSNETQNKDLKLSFMEKLNLTLSPAKKQPVSQENLHKITDTPKSSDICDLESLVQAKTVTCIPSVSEHITEETKSELLEPKDALTAASEPRTSVSERKIEEENSLFIKSVANTVHCDMSICGTEISFSASVEMQQTESLFPSSTEMEQTINGARAAVPVVIDTVQTNVSQNFGLELDTKRKDDLNSCSISEDTEMKEAFSTKVTESNESILQPSIEEAVILPTVLSEDGKPNLEPSLVDAPLVGSKSCHLEPCLPKETPESSLRQTELTDHRMEIGEANSVYHDDENSVLSIDLNQLRPIPEAISPLNSPVRPVAKVLRLESPSRVPLYNNSHKDVFPPNLAHSASKSQSDLNKENQKPICKSDKFTEADSHKNSSLDELEEGEIISDSEKSEPQKRFDKSTNPRASAEVQNTRTNPGSRKSTVHLDKDNRKVSSIKIHQTKSKWNKRRTESSRSSKTERKDRSVGTSSLEKIVPIIAAPSSVREVVHMLRMIRKHVRKNYMKFKVKFSSIQFHRIIESAILSFTSLIKHLDLSKISKSVTILQKNLCDVIESKLKQVKKNGIVDRLFEQQLPDMKKKLWKFVDEQLDYLFTKLKKILAKFCDSINIGSDSDEGKLEKRNKDKAQYSNCQKGNVGSSSKEMLKEKPPKSEDSGYSKSLVGCKKSEEKHQEQNNSSINRVKHNIKKSTNTCFGNIKNPQFEEASLEPNCPSTPKAGKMEGSTIEDSQASQHAALKPERSFEILTEQQASSLTFNLVSDAQMGEIFKSLLQGSDLLDNSVNCNEKSEWELKTPAKQMLETLKCESLPVCTTEELVSGVVSPCPKVISDDNWSLLSSEKGPSLSSGLSLPVHPDVLDESCMFEVSTNVALSKDNVCSSEKSKPCVSSILLEDLAVSLTVPSPLKSDGHLSFLKSDVSSNSTPEEVISAHFSEDALLEEEDASEQDIHLALESDNSSSKSSCSSSWTSRSIAPGFQYHPNLPMHAVIMEKSNDHFIVKIRRAAPSTSPSHKQNTVADESLPRVEKEADETVEKKYISCQYRVFKSVEELKISSKNVDSSKSVHEEQDCMIQTEVPDIYEFLKDASGKVVHSTEVVEECFKLHQVWEPKVPESVEELPPMDEIPHSVEDHLPNAYIDLTKDPVTETKKLGEFVEVTVLNIEQLGCSGSSVDQNAPVLDSMQPDTVDAFIDLTQDVSSDSKNEGNCPALAVKDLGCQVICVDEDNSKEEKVQVANRPLECIVEEACIDLTSAFPSSGEVKKVDVKSELASNSGSSELPGALDNAHKKRKNLSDLNPSQKKQRKEADLTGREKTKKITQDSGENGDAHRKKASKKKAPVVTKDPSSLKESPGTKDASAASATSLASLSAKNVIKKKGEIIVSWTRNDDREILLECQKKGPSLKTFSQLAAKLNKNPYQVSERFQQLMKLFEKSKCSR, from the exons ATGGCAGCAGATGATGACAATGGTGATGGAACAAGTTTATTTGATGTCTTTTCTG cttctcctcttaaaaataatgatgaaggTTCTTTGGACATATATGCTGGGTTGGACAGTGCTGTTTCTG acaATGCTACCAAATCCTCTGTACCATCCAGAAATTGTTTGGATTTATATGAAGAAATCCTGACTGAAGAAGGAACTGCAAAGGAGGCAACATATAATGAT TTGCAGGTAGAATATGGAAAATGTCAGCTGCAAATGAAAGAGCTGATGAAAAAGTTTAAGGAAATACAGACACAG AATTTcagcttaaaaaatgaaaaccagtcTCTTAAGAAAAATATCTCAGCACTTATCAAAACTGCCAGAGTGGAAATAAACCgcaaagatgaagaaataaataatcttcACCAAAG ATTGTCTGAGTTTCCACATCTTCGAAATACTCATAAAACTTCAAGGACACCAGATATAGTTAAAACAAAAGGTCTTAAATCCAGATCTCTCCATTTGGATGATTGTTCAAAGACTGATCACAGAGTGAAAAGTGATGTTTCTAAAGATGTACATTATAGCACTTCACTGCCATACCtcgaaaaggaaggaaaatcacATTCTGAAAAAAAGGGCACTTCACATTTGCCTACATCTGTTGAAAAACACTCCACCAATGGCATTTGGTCACGTTCCCATTATCAGGTTGGTGAGGGTAGTTCCAGTGAGGatcacagaagaggaaggaaagatagACATAGCCAGTACGGCAGAGGGACTGACAGAATACGAAAAGACTTGAACACTAGCTGTGGTGATGGTGAACCGAGGAACATAGAGGCCAGTCAGAGGCTACAAGGACGTCCTGAGAAATACAGTAAAGGTGAACCAAAGGCTGAAAGCAAAAATTCAAAGTTTAAAAGTAACACAGATTTGGATTATAAAAATGAACGCAGTAGCTCTTCTTGGGAGAAAGAAAGCTCTAGAGACAGGTCACACACTCGACTAGAATCTCAAAGTGACAAAAAACTCGAAAGACAAAGTGAAAGAtcacaaaatataaatagaaaagaacttaaatcacaagacaaagaagaaaggaaagttgaCCAAAAACCTAAGTCAGTAGTAAAAGACCAGGATCATTGGAAAAGATCTGAACGAGCATTGCTTCCTTATTGCAAGAAGGAACTAGCAAAATCTTCTCATAATTCAAGTAAATATCATCCAGAAGAGAGAAGAGGCCGGGAAGATTGTAAAAGAGACAGGGCTGTAAGTAATCATAGTTTTCAAGAAGGAAGATGTCCGTCCTCTCTTTCAACCAATAGAATTCACAAACATGTTGACTCTAAGGAAGTTGATGCTGTGCACCAATGGGAAAATGCACCTTTAAGGGTAGAAAGGCATAGAACTGAAGATAAGCGGAAAAGAGAACAAGagggcaaagaagaaaataagcatatgagaaatgaaaaaagagtacTTGCAGAACATCTGCAGAAGACAAACAGAGAGACTAAGAAAGCCGCTACAGATTTAAAGAGACAGAATGAGCCAAAAAATGATAACGGTGAAGTCTCTAATAATGATGTTTCTGAAGGAGTGGATGATAAAGAGCCAGCAGTTAAACCTGAGAACGGTTCaaatgaaacacaaaacaaagactTAAAGTTAAGCTTTATGGAAAAATTGAACTTAACTCTTTCTCCTGCTAAAAAGCAGCCTGTTTCTCAGGAAAATCTGCATAAAATAACCGATACTCCCAAATCAAGTGACATATGTGATTTGGAGTCCTTGGTGCAGGCTAAAACTGTGACATGTATTCCCTCTGTCAGTGAACATATCACAGAGGAAACCAAATCAGAGTTATTGGAACCAAAGGATGCTCTTACAGCAGCATCTGAACCCAGGACCAGtgtttcagaaaggaaaatagaagaagaaaatagtTTGTTCATTAAATCTGTTGCGAATACTGTGCATTGTGATATGTCCATTTGTGGCACAGAGATTTCCTTCTCAGCATCTGTGGAAATGCAACAAACAGAATCCTTGTTTCCATCATCAACAGAAATGGAACAGACCATTAATGGTGCCAGGGCAGCAGTTCCTGTGGTAATAGACACAGTACAAACAAATGTTTCTCAAAACTTTGGTTTGGAATTGGATACCAAAAGAAAGGATGACTTAAATTCTTGTAGTATTTCCGAAGATACAGAAATGAAGGAGGCTTTTTCAACCAAAGTGACCGAATCCAATGAAAGCATTTTGCAGCCTTCAATTGAAGAAGCTGTCATTTTGCCAACAGTCCTTTCAGAAGATGGTAAACCAAACCTTGAGCCTTCTCTTGTAGATGCACCACTGGTTGGGAGTAAGTCTTGTCACTTGGAGCCTTGCTTACCTAAAGAGACTCCAGAATCTTCACTTCGGCAGACTGAGTTAACGGACCACAGAATGGAAATTGGTGAAGCAAACTCAGTATATCACGACGATGAGAACTCAGTTCTGAGCATTGACCTTAATCAGCTGAGACCTATTCCAGAAGCCATCAGTCCTCTGAATAGTCCCGTGAGACCTGTAGCAAAAGTTCTTAGACTGGAAAGCCCATCTCGAGTTCCATTATATAATAACAGTCATAAAG ATGTGTTTCCACCAAATTTAGCTCATTCTGCCTCCAAGAGTCAGTCTGATCTCAATAAGGAAAATCAAAAGCCAATTTGCAAATCTGACAAATTTACAGAAGCAGACTCCCACAAGAATTCATCTTTAGATGAATTAGAAGAAGGAGAAATTATAAGCGACAGTGAAAAATCTGAACCACAAAAACGTTTTGACAAAAGTACCAACCCAAGAGCTTCTGCTGAAGTGCAGAACACAAGAACTAACCCAGGAAGTAGGAAAAGCACTGTGCATTTGGATAAAGACAACAGGAAGGTATCTTCTATAAAAATCCATCAGACCAAAAGCAAATGGAATAAAAGACGAACTGAATCTAGCAGATCTTcaaaaacagagaggaaagatAGGTCAGTGGGCACTTCCAGCCTGGAAAAAATAGTGCCAATTATTGCTGCACCCTCTTCTGTCCGAGAGGTTGTGCACATGTTACGAATGATAAGAAAACATGTAaggaaaaattatatgaaattcaaggtAAAATTTTCATCAATACAATTTCATAGAATTATTGAGTCAGCAATTTTGAGTTTTACATCACTAATTAAACACCTTGACTTATCCAAAATCTCTAAGTCAGTGACTATTTTACAGAAGAATCTCTGTGATGTTATAGAATCCAAACTTAAGCAAGTTAAAAAGAATGGCATCGTGGATCGTTTATTTGAACAGCAGCTaccagatatgaaaaaaaaattgtggaaattTGTAGATGAACAACTTGATTACTTGTTTACAAAGCTTAAGAAAATCTTAGCAAAGTTTTGTGACTCCATAAACATTGGCAGTGACAGTGACGAAGGAAAacttgaaaagagaaataaagacaaagcACAATATTCAAATTGTCAGAAGGGGAATGTAGGCAGCTCCAGCAAAGAAATGTTGAAGGAGAAACCCCCCAAATCAGAAGATTCTGGTTACTCTAAGTCTTTAGTAGGTTGTAAAAAATCGGAGGAAAAACATCAAGAGCAAAATAATTCCAGTATTAACAGAGTAAAgcacaacattaaaaaaagtacTAACACTTGCTTTGGTAATATTAAGAACCCTCAATTTGAAGAGGCGTCCTTGGAACCAAACTGCCCGAGCAccccaaaggcaggaaaaatggAAGGCAGCACCATAGAGGACTCACAGGCATCCCAGCACGCTGCTTTGAAGCCAGAACGCAGTTTTGAGATTCTTACTGAGCAGCAAGCATCTAGCCTTACTTTTAATTTAGTGAGTGATGCACAGatgggagaaatatttaaaagtttgttgCAAGGTTCTGATCTTTTGGACAACAGTGTTAACTGTAACGAAAAAAGTGAGTGGGAGTTAAAGACACCAGCGAAACAGATGCTAGAGACTCTTAAATGTGAATCTCTACCAGTTTGTACAACGGAAGAGCTCGTTTCAGGGGTGGTTTCTCCCTGTCCTAAGGTGATTAGTGATGATAATTGGTCATTATTGTCATCTGAGAAAGGTCCGTCTCTGTCTTCAGGGCTTTCATTGCCAGTTCATCCTGATGTGTTGGATGAAAGTTGTATGTTTGAAGTGTCCACTAACGTAGCTTTAAGTAAAGATAATGTATGTAGTTCAGAAAAGAGTAAGCCCTGTGTTTCCTCCATACTTCTTGAAGATCTAGCAGTCTCTTTAACAGTACCATCACCTCTAAAGTCAGATGGTCATCTCAGTTTCTTAAAGTCAGATGTTTCGTCTAATTCAACGCCCGAAGAAGTTATTAGTGCCCATTTTAGTGAAGATGCCTTACTTGAGGAAGAGGATGCATCTGAACAGGACATTCATTTAGCCCTGGAGTCTGATAATTCAAGCAGTAAATCAAGTTGTTCTTCATCATGGACAAGCCGGTCTATTGCTCCAGGCTTTCAGTACCACCCTAATCTACCCATGCACGCTGTCATAATGGAAAAGTCCAATGATCATTTCATTGTGAAAATACGCCGTGCGGCACCATCTACCTCCCCTAGTCATAAACAGAATACGGTGGCTGATGAATCTTTGCCAAGAGTGGAAAAGGAAGCTGACGAAACagtggagaaaaaatatatttcatgtcaGTACAGAGTTTTTAAATCTGTGGAGGAATTGAAAATTTCCAGTAAAAATGTTGATAGCAGTAAATCAGTTCATGAAGAACAGGACTGTATGATACAAACAGAGGTTCCCGATATATATGAATTTCTTAAAGATGCTTCAGGTAAAGTGGTTCATAGTACTGAAGTAGTTGAAGAATGTTTCAAGTTGCATCAAGTATGGGAACCAAAAGTACCTGAAAGCGTTGAAGAATTGCCTCCAATGGACGAAATTCCACATTCTGTCGAGGATCATCTTCCAAACGCGTATATAGACCTCACAAAAGATCCAGTCACCGAGACCAAAAAGTTGGGGGAATTCGTAGAAGTAACAGTTTTAAATATTGAGCAGTTGGGATGTTCTGGAAGCAGTGTGGATCAAAATGCTCCAGTATTGGACAGTATGCAGCCTGATACTGTAGATGCTTTTATTGATTTGACACAAGATGTTTCAAGTGACAGTAAAAATGAAGGTAACTGTCCTGCTTTAGCTGTTAAAGACTTGGGGTGTCAGGTGATATGTGTAGATGAAGATAactcaaaggaagaaaaggtgCAAGTGGCAAACAGGCCTTTGGAATGCATTGTTGAGGAAGCCTGTATCGATTTAACCTCGGCATTTCCCAGTTCGGGTGAAGTGAAAAAGGTTGATGTAAAATCAGAGTTGGCATCAAATTCTGGTAGTTCAGAGTTGCCTGGGGCTTTGGATAatgctcacaaaaagaggaaaaatctttCTGATCTAAATCCTTctcagaaaaaacagagaaaggaagcagaCTTAACCGGCAGGGAAAAGACCAAGAAAATTACCCAAGATTCTGGTGAGAATGGTGATGCTCACCGAAAGAAAGCCAGTAAGAAAAAGGCCCCTGTAGTAACTAAAGATCCCTCGTCGTTAAAGGAAAGCCCAGGGACTAAGGATGCATCAGCAGCATCTGCCACTTCTCTTGCAAGCCTTTCTGCGAAGAATGTTattaaaaagaagggagaaattaTAGTTTCGTGGACAAG aAATGATGACCGggaaattttattggagtgtcaGAAAAAAGGGCCATCGTTGAAAACGTTTTCTCAGTTAGCTGCCAAGTTGAATAAAAATCCATATCAG gtCTCAGAAAGATTCCAGCAGCTAATGAAGCTCTTTGAAAAGTCAAAATGCAG CAGGTAA